A genome region from Ctenopharyngodon idella isolate HZGC_01 chromosome 5, HZGC01, whole genome shotgun sequence includes the following:
- the wbp1 gene encoding WW domain-binding protein 1 isoform X2 has protein sequence MGKEFCFGVNNEQYRCEMGYCCGETECCTYYYELWWFWLVWTLIIMLSCCCAYRHRRVKMRLQQEQRQREISLMAYQGASSSFIAPPPLNLRFWTDCKLPDYEEVVAHPPTPPPPYSESLPDAPQPPAQEEPESSGRRRHVTGDSGIEVCVCRLDEGEGPEEGDVCQGAAGGCCSQAGKDLAAEPAAAAERLV, from the exons ATG GGGAAGGAGTTTTGTTTCGGCGTGAACAATGAACAGTACCGCTGTGAGATGGGCTACTGCTGCGGAGAGACCGAGTGCTGCACGTACTATTACGAGCTGTGGT GGTTCTGGCTGGTCTGGACCCTCATTATCATGCTGAGCTGCTGCTGCGCGTACCGACACCGGCGTGTGAAGATGCGTCTGCAGCAGGAACAGAGACAGCGGGAGATCAGCCTGATGGCGTATCAGGGCGCCTCCAGCTCCTTCATCGCTCCTCCTCCTCTCAACCTAC GCTTCTGGACGGACTGTAAGCTGCCCGACTATGAGGAGGTGGTGGCTCACCCGCCGACGCCCCCTCCACCCTACTCCGAGTCTCTTCCGGACGCCCCACAGCCACCCGCGCAGGAGGAGCCGGAGTCTAGCGGCCGCCGCAGACACGTGACGGGCGACTCGGGCATCGAGGTGTGCGTGTGCCGGCTGGACGAGGGCGAGGGGCCGGAGGAGGGCGATGTGTGTCAGGGAGCGGCCGGCGGATGCTGCTCTCAAGCCGGGAAAGATCTCGCGGCCGAACCTGCCGCTGCTGCCGAGCGCCTGGTGTGA
- the LOC127513408 gene encoding ADP-ribosylation factor-like protein 3 codes for MGLLSVLRRLKHSPEQEVRILLLGLDNAGKTTLLKQLASEDISHITPTQGFNIKSVQSQGFKLNVWDIGGQRKIRPYWRNYFENTDLLIYVIDSSDRKRFDETAQELAELLDEEKLSMVPLLIFANKQDMMTAATAAEIAEGLNLHTIRDRIWQIQPCSALTAEGVQDGMVWLCRNIPTRKK; via the exons ATG ggccTGCTGTCAGTCTTAAGGAGACTGAAACACTCTCCTGAGCAGGAGGTCCGGATCCTCCTACTGGGTTTGGATAATGCAGGCAAAACCACCTTACTGAAGCAGCTGGCGTCTGAAGACATCAGCCACATCACTCCTACACAG GGCTTCAACATAAAGAGTGTCCAGTCTCAAGGGTTCAAGCTGAACGTGTGGGACATCGGTGGACAGCGGAAGATCAGGCCGTACTGGAGGAATTACTTCGAGAACACAGATCTCCTG ATTTATGTGATTGACAGCTCAGACAGAAAGCGCTTTGATGAGACGGCACAG GAGTTGGCGGAGCTGCTCGACGAGGAGAAACTGAGCATGGTGCCTCTGCTGATTTTTGCCAACAAGCAAGACATGATGACGGCAGCGACAGCGGCTGAGATCGCAGAGGGTCTGAACCTGCACACCATACGAGACCGAATATGGCAGATCCAGCCCTGCTCCGCTCTCACGGCAGAGGGGGttcag GACGGGATGGTTTGGCTGTGCAGGAATATTCCAACCAGGAAGAAATGA
- the lman2la gene encoding lectin, mannose-binding 2-like a isoform X1, producing MISGSSLIILFAAFCFGLCDDGHEMEEFLKREYSLSKPYQGVGVSGSSHWELMGDALVTTDHVRLTPDQQSKQGAIWSRIPCHLRDWELQVHFKIHGQGRKNLNGDGLAVWYTKERMQKGPVFGNRDFFTGLGVFVDTYPNEEKLLEAQRKRYTPRTQRIFPYVLAMVGNGTISYDHDRDGRPTELGGCNAMVRNLKHDSFIFIRYVRRRLTIMLDIDGQHEWRDCLDVPGVRLPQGFYFGASAVTGDLSDNHDLISMKLYQLTVLRSKQEDEEQEEILVPSVDNMDLLRPYTDVEGMSSISIFFCVLFSMLGVFLLAVVGLVLYGHWSESRRKRFY from the exons ATGATTTCTGGATCATCGCTGATCATTTTATTTGCAGCTTTCTGCTTTGGTTTATGTGATGACGGCCATGAAATGGAAGAGTTTTTAAAGAGAGAGTATTCACTGTCAAAGCCTTACCAGG gtgTGGGCGTCTCGGGTTCGTCTCACTGGGAACTGATGGGAGACGCTCTGGTCACCACAGATCATGTGCGTCTCACTCCAGACCAGCAGAGCAAACAGGGAGCCATATGGAGCCGAATA ccaTGTCATCTGAGGGATTGGGAACTACAGGTTCATTTTAAGATTCACGGTCAAGGAAGGAAGAATCTGAACGGTGACGGTCTGGCCGTGTGGTACACAAAGGAGCGCATGCAGAAAG GTCCGGTGTTTGGAAACAGGGATTTCTTCACTGGACTCGGTGTGTTTGTGGACACATACCCCAATGAGGAGAAACTTCTGGAG gCTCAGAGGAAGCGATACACGCCACGCACTCAG CGGATCTTCCCGTACGTGTTGGCCATGGTGGGTAACGGCACCATCAGCTACGATCACGATCGGGACGGGCGACCCACAGAACTGGGCGGCTGCAACGCCATGGTGCGCAACCTGAAACACGACAGCTTCATCTTCATCAGATACGTGCGCCGCAGGCTCACG ATCATGCTGGATATCGACGGACAGCACGAGTGGAGAGACTGTCTGGACGTTCCCGGCGTTCGTCTGCCGCAGGGCTTCTACTTTGGAGCGTCAGCCGTCACTGGAGATCTGTCAG ataaTCATGACCTGATCTCCATGAAGCTCTACCAGCTGACCGTCCTGCGCAGCAAACAGGAGGATGAGGAGCAGGAGGAGATCCTGGTTCCCAGTGTGGACAACATGGACTTGCTGAGAC CGTACACAGACGTGGAGGGCATGAGCAGCATCAGCATCTTCTTCTGCGTCCTCTTCTCCATGCTGGGTGTGTTTCTGCTGGCGGTGGTCGGACTCGTGCTGTACGGACACTGGAGCGAGAGTCGCCGCAAACGCTTCTACTGA
- the lman2la gene encoding lectin, mannose-binding 2-like a isoform X2, translating to MGDALVTTDHVRLTPDQQSKQGAIWSRIPCHLRDWELQVHFKIHGQGRKNLNGDGLAVWYTKERMQKGPVFGNRDFFTGLGVFVDTYPNEEKLLEAQRKRYTPRTQRIFPYVLAMVGNGTISYDHDRDGRPTELGGCNAMVRNLKHDSFIFIRYVRRRLTIMLDIDGQHEWRDCLDVPGVRLPQGFYFGASAVTGDLSDNHDLISMKLYQLTVLRSKQEDEEQEEILVPSVDNMDLLRPYTDVEGMSSISIFFCVLFSMLGVFLLAVVGLVLYGHWSESRRKRFY from the exons ATGGGAGACGCTCTGGTCACCACAGATCATGTGCGTCTCACTCCAGACCAGCAGAGCAAACAGGGAGCCATATGGAGCCGAATA ccaTGTCATCTGAGGGATTGGGAACTACAGGTTCATTTTAAGATTCACGGTCAAGGAAGGAAGAATCTGAACGGTGACGGTCTGGCCGTGTGGTACACAAAGGAGCGCATGCAGAAAG GTCCGGTGTTTGGAAACAGGGATTTCTTCACTGGACTCGGTGTGTTTGTGGACACATACCCCAATGAGGAGAAACTTCTGGAG gCTCAGAGGAAGCGATACACGCCACGCACTCAG CGGATCTTCCCGTACGTGTTGGCCATGGTGGGTAACGGCACCATCAGCTACGATCACGATCGGGACGGGCGACCCACAGAACTGGGCGGCTGCAACGCCATGGTGCGCAACCTGAAACACGACAGCTTCATCTTCATCAGATACGTGCGCCGCAGGCTCACG ATCATGCTGGATATCGACGGACAGCACGAGTGGAGAGACTGTCTGGACGTTCCCGGCGTTCGTCTGCCGCAGGGCTTCTACTTTGGAGCGTCAGCCGTCACTGGAGATCTGTCAG ataaTCATGACCTGATCTCCATGAAGCTCTACCAGCTGACCGTCCTGCGCAGCAAACAGGAGGATGAGGAGCAGGAGGAGATCCTGGTTCCCAGTGTGGACAACATGGACTTGCTGAGAC CGTACACAGACGTGGAGGGCATGAGCAGCATCAGCATCTTCTTCTGCGTCCTCTTCTCCATGCTGGGTGTGTTTCTGCTGGCGGTGGTCGGACTCGTGCTGTACGGACACTGGAGCGAGAGTCGCCGCAAACGCTTCTACTGA
- the wbp1 gene encoding WW domain-binding protein 1 isoform X1 — MSQKMLRSVVGLLCTGACLVQGKEFCFGVNNEQYRCEMGYCCGETECCTYYYELWWFWLVWTLIIMLSCCCAYRHRRVKMRLQQEQRQREISLMAYQGASSSFIAPPPLNLRFWTDCKLPDYEEVVAHPPTPPPPYSESLPDAPQPPAQEEPESSGRRRHVTGDSGIEVCVCRLDEGEGPEEGDVCQGAAGGCCSQAGKDLAAEPAAAAERLV; from the exons ATGTCGCAGAAGATGCTGCGCTCCGTCGTGGGGCTTCTCTGCACAGGGGCGTGTTTAGTTCAG GGGAAGGAGTTTTGTTTCGGCGTGAACAATGAACAGTACCGCTGTGAGATGGGCTACTGCTGCGGAGAGACCGAGTGCTGCACGTACTATTACGAGCTGTGGT GGTTCTGGCTGGTCTGGACCCTCATTATCATGCTGAGCTGCTGCTGCGCGTACCGACACCGGCGTGTGAAGATGCGTCTGCAGCAGGAACAGAGACAGCGGGAGATCAGCCTGATGGCGTATCAGGGCGCCTCCAGCTCCTTCATCGCTCCTCCTCCTCTCAACCTAC GCTTCTGGACGGACTGTAAGCTGCCCGACTATGAGGAGGTGGTGGCTCACCCGCCGACGCCCCCTCCACCCTACTCCGAGTCTCTTCCGGACGCCCCACAGCCACCCGCGCAGGAGGAGCCGGAGTCTAGCGGCCGCCGCAGACACGTGACGGGCGACTCGGGCATCGAGGTGTGCGTGTGCCGGCTGGACGAGGGCGAGGGGCCGGAGGAGGGCGATGTGTGTCAGGGAGCGGCCGGCGGATGCTGCTCTCAAGCCGGGAAAGATCTCGCGGCCGAACCTGCCGCTGCTGCCGAGCGCCTGGTGTGA